The Humulus lupulus chromosome 4, drHumLupu1.1, whole genome shotgun sequence genome has a window encoding:
- the LOC133832740 gene encoding uncharacterized protein LOC133832740, with translation MDNSNILSWNLRGLSSSNKHKVVVDICSRFKVGVGGFVETKMKGLKILDFMEKKLPNWDFYTSLVTEGRILIVWRKVFVKLTIIEDSPQFVLCLVSMVGQQHRFYVTFVYGFNAIEGRRSLWEGLLRLSLVHEAWIILGDFNAPFSGMDRAGGNPISGVELVDSVRWLEVAHLVPLKILGSFFTWTNNQSGSAHIYSKIDHVFINETWFDHFPHATAVFKWEVVSDHCSCIINFQSKVSLGTKLFRFYNFWADHPQFLDIVRLSWSLPVKATGLRALFLKSLRLKHALKKFNHNTFGDIGLRYDLAKENYQVAQLKAQAFPSEFGYQQNVKEAAEAYLVRKKCSIVFCPKGVKLTGQLVDNFPEVVSHFVGHFRGYLGSRSSATGSINMDCINLGPKLSIEHQTSLLKPFSPKEIRMALFSIPSNKSPGPDGYGSGFCKAAWQIVGKEVCFAISNCFETGSFPSDMHETSLSLIPKVANPS, from the exons ATGGATAATAGTAACATTCTCAGTTGGAATTTAAGGGGTCTGAGTAGTTCTAATAAGCATAAAGTAGTTGTGGATATTTGTAGCAGGTTCAAAGTTGGTGTTGGAGGTTTTGTAGAGACTAAGATGAAGGGTCTTAAAATTTTGGATTTTATGGAGAAAAAATTGCCTAACTGGGATTTTTATACTAGTTTGGTTACAGAGGGTAGAATTTTGATTGTGTGGAGGAAGGTTTTTGTCAAGCTTACAATTATTGAGGATTCTCCTCAATTTGTTCTCTGCTTGGTTTCGATGGTTGGTCAGCAGCACAGGTTCTATGTCACTTTTGTCTATGGCTTCAATGCTATAGAAGGTAGAAGGAGTTTATGGGAAGGGTTACTTAGACTTTCTCTTGTGCATGAAGCTTGGATTATTTTAGGGGATTTTAATGCTCCTTTTTCTGGTATGGATAGAGCTGGAGGTAATCCTATTTCTGGTGTTGAATTGGTGGATTCAGTTCGTTGGCTTGAGGTGGCTCATTTGGTTCCTTTAAAAATTTTAGGTTCGTTTTTCACCTGGACTAATAATCAAAGTGGTTCAGCTCACATTTATTCCAAAATTGATCATGTTTTCATAAATGAGACTTGGTTTGATCATTTTCCTCATGCTACTGCTGTCTTTAAGTGGGAAGTTGTTTCCGATCACTGCTCTTGTATTATCAATTTTCAGTCTAAGGTGAGTTTGGGTACAAAGTTGTTCAGGTTTTATAATTTTTGGGCTGATCATCCTCAGTTCCTGGACATCGTGCGGCTCAGCTGGAGTTTACCTGTTAAAGCTACTGGTTTACGGGCTCTGTTCTTAAAATCCCTGAGGCTGAAACATGCTTTAAAGAAGTTTAATCATAATACTTTTGGAGATATTGGTTTGAGATATGATTTGGCTAAAGAAAATTACCAGGTTGCTCAGTTAAAAGCCCAAGCTTTCCCGTCTGAGTTTGGTTACCAGCAAAATGTTAAGGAAGCTGCTGAAGCTTATCTTGTCAGGAAAAAATGTTCTATAGTTTTTTGTCCCAAAGGAGTAAAGTTGACTG GTCAGCTGGTGGATAATTTTCCTGAGGTTGTCTCTCATTTTGTTGGGCATTTCAGAGGTTATTTGGGGAGTCGGAGTTCAGCTACAGGCAGCATTAATATGGACTGTATAAACTTGGGTCCTAAGCTTTCAATAGAGCATCAAACTTCGCTGTTAAAACCCTTTTCTCCCAAGGAAATTCGGATGGCTCTTTTTAGTATTCCTTCTAACAAATCGCCAGGTCCGGATGGTTATGGCTCAGGATTTTGCAAGGCTGCCTGGCAGATTGTTGGTAAGGAGGTCTGTTTTGCTATCAGTAACTGCTTTGAAACAGGGAGTTTTCCATCAGACATGCATGAAACTTCGCTGTCCTTAATCCCTAAGGTGGCCAATCCTTCTTGA